The proteins below come from a single Micropterus dolomieu isolate WLL.071019.BEF.003 ecotype Adirondacks linkage group LG05, ASM2129224v1, whole genome shotgun sequence genomic window:
- the myoc gene encoding myocilin, with amino-acid sequence MFLLLSMCMCGLLLRGDAQDRAALWRGNDRSGRCQYTFTVPSPVEASCPQTGGPEVEGLKARLSLLEVLVSQLSGGDTGGPLGAGTRVQPELQEALNRAMGERNLLQGEKERLEGELEVLQRRMEEMRRETERLRNRPCPPQTPAVPPSQPLRNSGLTRPAVGSSLMSQLMTRPNSQGDSSSLRDSVWQYRSPSFQELKAEVTEVPAPDGSEDNTGCGELVSIGEPVTHRKADNIEGKYGVWMQDPEAVSPYGPNMVWRIDTIGSDVRKLFGYEDMEQLSKGFPSKVLLLPEPVESTGATVYRGSLYYQRRRSRTLIRYDLASESVAARRDLSHAGFHGQFPYSWGGYTDIDLSVDERGLWAVYSTNKAKGAIVISQLDPHSLEVKKSWETNIRKNSVANSFIVCGKLYTVASYTAPDTIINYTYDTETSQGKSVAIPFRNKYRYNSMIDYNLAQRKLFAWDNYYMVSYDLRLGRQQAN; translated from the exons ATGTTCCTCCTTCTCTCGATGTGCatgtgtggtcttctgctgcgaGGTGACGCACAGGACCGAGCTGCTCTGTGGAGGGGAAACGACCGAAGTGGACGATGCCAGTACACCTTCACTGTACCCAGCCCGGTCGAGGCCAGCTGCCCGCAGACCGGAGGCCCCGAGGTGGAGGGCCTGAAGGCTAGACTCAGCCTGCTGGAGGTGCTGGTGTCCCAGCTGTCTGGGGGGGACACCGGGGGTCCCCTAGGGGCTGGAACCAGAGTTCAGCCTGAGCTTCAGGAGGCGCTGAACCGGGCCATGGGGGAGAGGAACCTGCTACAGGGGGAGAAGGAGCGCCTGGAGGGGGAGTTGGAGGTGCTTCAGCGCAGGATGGAGGAGATGAGAAGGGAGACGGAGAGGCTGAGAAACAGACCATGTCCCCCGCAGACCCCTGCGGTGCCACCAAGCCAGCCTCTGCGGAACAGTGGCCTGACGAGACCTGCAGTGG GTTCCAGTCTGATGTCTCAGCTGATGACCAGGCCCAACAGCCAGGGAGACAGCAGCAGTTTGAGAG ACTCAGTGTGGCAGTACAGATCTCCAAGCTTCCAGGAACTGAAGGCAGAGGTGACAGAGGTACCTGCTCCTGACGGCTCTGAGGACAACACAG GTTGTGGGGAGCTGGTTTCAATTGGTGAGCCGGTCACTCATAGGAAGGCCGACAACATAGAAGGTAAATATGGTGTTTGGATGCAGGATCCCGAAGCTGTCTCCCCTTATGGACCCAACATGGTCTGGCGCATTGACACCATTGGCTCTGACGTCAGGAAGCTGTTCGGGTATGAGGACATGGAACAACTCTCTAAAGGCTTTCCATCCAAG GTCCTGTTGTTGCCGGAGCCGGTGGAGAGCACTGGTGCCACTGTGTACCGAGGCTCCCTGTACTATCAGAGGCGTCGAAGCCGCACCCTCATCCGCTACGACCTGGCCTCTGAAAGTGTCGCAGCCCGCCGTGACCTCTCCCATGCCGGCTTCCACGGCCAGTTCCCCTACTCCTGGGGAGGCTACACGGACATCGACCTGTCTGTGGATGAGCGGGGGCTGTGGGCCGTCTACTCCACCAACAAAGCCAAAGGAGCCATCGTGATCTCACAGCTGGACCCACACAGTCTGGAGGTGAAGAAGAGCTGGGAGACCAACATCAGGAAGAACTCTGTGGCCAACTCCTTCATTGTCTGCGGCAAGCTGTACACCGTGGCCAGCTACACGGCACCCGACACCATCATCAACTACACGTATGACACCGAAACCAGCCAGGGGAAGTCCGTGGCCATCCCATTCAGGAACAAGTACCGCTACAACAGCATGATCGACTATAACCTGGCTCAGAGGAAGCTGTTTGCCTGGGACAACTACtacatggtatcctatgacctCAGGCTGGGTCGCCAGCAGGCCAACTGA